A segment of the Leclercia adecarboxylata genome:
GTTGCATGAAGGCGGCGACGCAGCGAATCCCCAGGAGCTTACTAAAGTAAGTGACTGGGGTGAGCGAGGAAAGCCAACGCACAGGCAACTTGAAGTATGACGGGTATAAAAAGGCCCCTGCCGGACATTAACGACAGGGGCTAAAAAGTCAGATTGTCGTTATTTTACGCTGACATCGATACCCGGGAAGTACTTCTTCGCCAGCTTATCGATAGTGCCGTCAGCGCGGACTTTATCAATGGCTGCATCAAGCTGCTTTTTGGTGGCCTCGTCGCCTTTACGCAGGCCATAGCCGATCCCGCTGCCGAGAATAGTGTCATCCGATACCGGTTTGCCGATAAAGCCGAAGCCCTTCCCCTGCGGCTTGCTGAGGAAGCCTGCCTGCCCGGCGGCAGACATCACCAGCGAGGCATCGATACGGCCATTGAGCAGATCGCCCCAGGCCATGTTCTGATCTTTATAGGACACCACGGTGACGCCCTGTTTTTCCCAGTGCTCCTTGGCATAGGTCTCCTGAATGGAGCCCTGCAGCACGCCGATGGTCTTGCCTTTCAGCCCTTCCGGCGTAGCGTCTACCGCACTGCCGGTTTTGCCCACCAGTTGGGAGGGGATCCGGTAGATCGGCTGGGTAAAGTCGATGCTCTGACGACGCTGATCGGTAATGTTCATCGCCGAGTTAATGGCGTCGAATTTCTTCGCCACCAGCCCCGGGATCAGCGCGTCGAACGAGGTTTCAACCCAGCTGCATTTCAGCGCGGCGGCGGCGCAAATGGCGTTGCCGAGCTCAATATCAAACCCTTCCAGCTCACCCGAGGCATTGCGGCTCTCAAATGGCGGATACTCGGCTTCGACGCCGTAACGTAATTCTGTTGCCGCGAAGGACGAAAACGAACACAGCAATCCCAGGCCGACAACGAAGGCTTTTAATTTCATGACTGAACTCCTAAGCGTGGTGTTACCCGACACAGGGCCTGCGCACCTGCCCGTAATGTCGCCTCATCTTTGGCAAAAGAGAGACGGATTAATTTGTTATCTGTCCCGTCGGTATAAAACGCCGACAGCGGGATAGTGGCAACGCCGTGATCCACAATCAGCCGCTTCACCATCTCGCTGTCGCGCTCGTCGCTGAAGTGGCTGTAATCCGCCAGCAGGAAGAACGAGCCTGCGCTCGGCAGCAGACGGAAGGGTGAATCGGCCAGCAGATTGACCAGCAGATCGCGCTTGCGCTGGTAAAATGCCGCCAGCGACAGCCAGGTTTGCGGATCGGCCATATGCTCGGCAAAAGCGTACTGCATAGGGGTATCGGCAGAAAACATTAAAAACTGATGGATCTTGCAGATCTCCTCCATCAGCTCCGCCGGGGCCACGCAGTAGCCCACGCGCCAGCCGGTGACGTGATAGGTTTTGCCGAAGGACGAGACGATCACGCTGCGTTCCGCCAGCCCGGGATGGGTCGCCATGCCGTGATGCGGCACGTCGTCAAACACCACGTGTTCGTACACTTCGTCAGAGAGAATAATGATATCGGTGTTACGGGTGACGAGCGCGAGCTGCTCCAGATCGGCGGCCGAGAAGACCTGCCCGCTCGGGTTATGCGGCGTGTTGATGATGATCATCCGCGTGCGCGAGGTGATGGCGGCACGCACTTCATCCCAGTTCACCGCGAAATCCGGCACGGTCAGCTTGATGGCGACCGGCGTCGCGCCCTGTAGGCGCACAATCGGCGCATAGCTGTCGAATGAGGGTTCAAAGTAGATGACTTCGTCGCCGGGATGCACCAGCCCGCTGATGGCCGAATAGAGCCCTTCGCTGGCGCTGGCGGTGATCAGCACTTCGCTGGCGGGATCGTATTGGGTGCCATACAGCGAGGCGATTTTATCGGCGATGCGCGCTTTCAGCGGCGCCAGCCCGGTCATCGACGCGTACTGGTTGTGACCCGCCTGCATCGCACGGTGAACGCCGGCAATCAGCGCCGGATCGCATTCGAAGTTCGGCGCACCCTGGGAAAGGTTGATGGCATTGTGTTCAGCGGAAAGCTGACCGATAACGGTAAAAATCGTGGTGCCAACGTCCGGCAGTTTGGAACGGGGTTGTATCGGGGTACGCAGCGTCATCGGAAATTCCTCTGGTGGAGAATGCATAACTATTCAACCCGAACACTATTGTGGCGACAATCGAATTGTTGTCATAATAGCCATGACAAAAAATCATACCTGGAGGTTCTGTGTCGCGTCGCTCGTTCCCGCTTACCGCCGTTGAGGCTTTTATTATCACCGCGCGGCATCTGAATCTGACCCATGCCGCAAAAGAGCTCTGCCTCACCCAGGGGGCGGTGAGCCGCAAAATCGCCGCTCTTGAAAGCTGGTTCGGTTTTCCGCTCTTTGAACGTCACGCCCGCGGGCTGCGCCTCTCCCCCCAGGGCAGCGCCCTGCTGCCGGATCTGCGCGCCTCCTGGGAGCACTTTCTGACGGTGGCGGATCAGGCCCGCGCCCAGCAAACCGTGGTGCGTCTGAAGGTTCCCACCTGCGCCATGCGCTGGCTGGTGCCGCGGCTGCTGCAGGTGGAGCGCGAACAGCCCGAGTTACAGATTGCCCTGACCACCACCAACGAGCACAGCGTTAATTTCAAAACCGAATCCTATGATGCCGCCATTGTCTTTGGCACCCAGCTCAGCGCCGGGGATCTGCTGTTTGAAGAGGCGTTAACCCCGGTGGTCAGCCCTCTGCGCCAGGGCCCGGCGCTGGAGTCGCTTACCTTTCTGCATCCGACGCGGGATAAGACCGACTGGTCGCTGTGGCTGGAAAAACAGACCACTTCGCCGCCTGTCATGCACAAAAATCAACACTTCGACACCATGGATCTGGCGATCACCGCCGCGATTCAGGGGCTCGGGGTCGCCATTGCCGACGAGACGCTGGTGGCGGAGGATATCCGCGCCGGGCGGCTGGTGCGGCCTTACGCCAGCAGCGTCAGGACCGGCGCCAGCTACCGGCTGGTGCTGCGGGAGTCGCGGGGCAAAGCGGCCGGGCTGGCCGCCTTTCGCGAGTGTCTGCTCAATCCAGGCTGACGTGGTGCTTCATCACCCGTTTAAACAGCGCCATGCGGGCGCGCATAAAGCGGTTTTCAAGCTTAAATCCCGCATGTTTATTCACTCCAATGCGTAGCAACACGTCCCGCCCGTGGTGACAGGCAGGCCAGCGCGTCGGGCCATCCAACGCGTCGCACTGCTGGCTGGCATGGCGGGCGAAGTTGACCCAGTAATCGGCAACCTGGGCTGAGAAGGCCAGGTCGTTGTCATTCACGTAGCGCCGGGCGGGCTCGGCCAGAGTGAGCGTATCAAACACGTACGGCACCTCGTTGCCATGCCACGCCCCGTTGATATAGGTGGCATGTTCGGCTTCGGCCACATAGTCGAACCAGTAGCGCCAGCACGGCTGCCCCACCCGACGCTGGGCCTGCATCACCACAAATCCCAGGGTGGTGAAGGCCATATCGCGGCACACCTGGCGTCCTAGTTCAGCATCGTCTTTGATGCCGGGATAGAGCAGCTTGATCAACCCCAGTCCCAGCCGCCGCTCCCGGCGCAGCTTCTGGATCTGCCCTGCGAGATCGATACCAAACACCGCCATCACGCTGGCTTCGTCGCTGTTGGAGCCGACCATGATCGGCACCGGATGCTGACGAGCGGCAAAAAAGACCTCCAGCATCGGCTCCGGCAGGACGCAATCCCCATTGATCGGCGCAGGGGAGACGTTAAGCGGGGCCGTCAGCGGCCAGAGCGCCTCGGGCGGGATCGCCCGCAGCTGCTCTGCGGTGGCATCTTCCAGCCCAAAATGGGCCGCCAGCGCCTTGCCTTTTTTGAGCGCCTGCTCCCGGGGCGTGTCCGGCAGGGTATACCCGCTCTGGATAATCGCCTTATGAAACAGCCCCAACGCCAGCGGCGAGGCCAGCAGTGACAGCACGCTGCGCGCCCCGGCGGATTCACCAAACAGGGTGATGTTGTTCGGGTCACCGCCAAACTGCGCGATGTTGTCTCGCACCCACTCCAGGGCGGCAATCTGATCGAGCAGAGCAAAGTTATGCACCACCCGCTCCTCTTCCCCTGCCAGCGCCGGATGGGCAAAAAAGCCCAGATGGCCCAGCCGGTAGTTCAGCGTCACCAGGATCGCGCCGCGCTGCGCCAGCGCCTTCCCGTCATAGGGCGGCAGCCCGCCTGCGCCGATGGTGAAGCCGCCCCCGTGCAGCCAGACCATCACCGGCAGCGGCGCCGGGCGTTGAACCGGGGCCCAGACGTTCAGGTAGAGGCAATCTTCCGAGAAACGCCCCGGATCGCCCCCGCCCAGCTGCTGGCAGTACTCGCTGCTCTGCCAGCTCGACGGCGAAAAAGTGGTGGCCTGACGCACGCCCTGCCAGCGCTCAACCGGCTGCGGCGAACGCCAGCGCAGGGCGCCCACCGGCGGCGCGGCGTAGGGAATGGCGCGCCAGACCTGCACATCGCCATCCGTGATGCCGCCCAGCGCCCCCTGGCGCGTGGTGATTATCGGGGATGAGTCGTTTTCCATACTGACCTCAGGTTGCAATCACATCCCCGCAGAGTACCGTTTTCAGAGCAAACCGCAACGCCGCTTGCTGCGTTCTTCCGCCTCGCGATAGAGGGTGAACTCATCCAGCACCGGGCAGCCCAGCGCCTCCTCGAAGGCATCGCGGCTGGCGTTGCCGTGGGTGCGGGCCTGCGTCTCGTTACCGAGGTTCGACTGGAAGATCCCGGCGGCGCTTACCGGGAGGAAATCTTCATAGGTAATAGGCTGCGCCACCACCCAGCCGCGCTCAATCAGCGGCTGCGGATCGTCCCCGGGGCCAAAGGAGTGACGGTGCGACTCCCCGGCCGGAGTCAGGCGATAGCGGAACCACGCCAGCCCCTGACGGCGCAGGAAAATATCGCTGTCGGGAAAGGCCTGGAATACCTCCTGCAGATGCAGCTGATGAGTCAGGTTGTCCTTGCCCGTTCCGGCTTCGTTAAGCAGGCGATCGTAGAGTTCACGCCCTTTCGGGGTTAAGGCCACGCCGCGCTGCTCGATCTCACCGAAGCGGGCGGTATGAGTCCCCCGATGTTCGCCCGCAAACAAAATCGGTTCCTCCAGCGCCTTAAAGCTGGTCTGACGCAGCAGGAGCGGCATCTCCCGGCGCGGCGGCCCTTCAATCAGCATCTTCGGCTCAATACCGTACTCCGGCATCAGGGACTGTACCCGGTCGATATCCAGCGTGCGCGGCGTCAGGTGGTTGATATGACAGCCCGGGAAGCAGACCACGTCGGCAATCAGCCGGTGTTCGTTGTGCAGCGCCTGATAGGTTTCATGATCGACCGTGGCATGACGATGCCAGCGGAAGGTCTCCAGCGCCTGCTGGACAAACTCCTCGGCCTGCGCCGGGGTGAACGCCCCTTCCGCTTCGTGCAGGGCAATCAGCTCCAGACAGCGGGGGGTGAAGATATTGCGCCGGGCAAGGATCGCCGCCGCCTGTTCGCGCAGGGCGACGTTATCAATCAGATCGAGGCGCAGCAGCGAGGTGAAGATCCGAAACGGATTGCGGCACAGAGCGGCATCGTCAACCGGACGAAACGCGGTCGAGTGGACCGGCACCCCGGCCTGAGAGAGGTCGTAATAGCTGACCGGGAACATGCCCATAATGGCGAACATCCGCCGCAGGGTGGCCAGCTCCAAGGCCGTACCGACACGGATTGCCCCGTGGCGTTCGAGGTTGAGGCGAGCCAGTTCATCCGCGTTGGCCAGTTGCTCATGCAGCTTCGGGTTATTTTCCAGTACCGCCAGATTCACATCTGCGACCAGCTCCAGCAGCGTCCCGTATTGCGGAACTTCCTGCTGATAC
Coding sequences within it:
- a CDS encoding ABC transporter substrate-binding protein; the encoded protein is MKLKAFVVGLGLLCSFSSFAATELRYGVEAEYPPFESRNASGELEGFDIELGNAICAAAALKCSWVETSFDALIPGLVAKKFDAINSAMNITDQRRQSIDFTQPIYRIPSQLVGKTGSAVDATPEGLKGKTIGVLQGSIQETYAKEHWEKQGVTVVSYKDQNMAWGDLLNGRIDASLVMSAAGQAGFLSKPQGKGFGFIGKPVSDDTILGSGIGYGLRKGDEATKKQLDAAIDKVRADGTIDKLAKKYFPGIDVSVK
- a CDS encoding pyridoxal phosphate-dependent aminotransferase gives rise to the protein MTLRTPIQPRSKLPDVGTTIFTVIGQLSAEHNAINLSQGAPNFECDPALIAGVHRAMQAGHNQYASMTGLAPLKARIADKIASLYGTQYDPASEVLITASASEGLYSAISGLVHPGDEVIYFEPSFDSYAPIVRLQGATPVAIKLTVPDFAVNWDEVRAAITSRTRMIIINTPHNPSGQVFSAADLEQLALVTRNTDIIILSDEVYEHVVFDDVPHHGMATHPGLAERSVIVSSFGKTYHVTGWRVGYCVAPAELMEEICKIHQFLMFSADTPMQYAFAEHMADPQTWLSLAAFYQRKRDLLVNLLADSPFRLLPSAGSFFLLADYSHFSDERDSEMVKRLIVDHGVATIPLSAFYTDGTDNKLIRLSFAKDEATLRAGAQALCRVTPRLGVQS
- a CDS encoding LysR family transcriptional regulator; amino-acid sequence: MSRRSFPLTAVEAFIITARHLNLTHAAKELCLTQGAVSRKIAALESWFGFPLFERHARGLRLSPQGSALLPDLRASWEHFLTVADQARAQQTVVRLKVPTCAMRWLVPRLLQVEREQPELQIALTTTNEHSVNFKTESYDAAIVFGTQLSAGDLLFEEALTPVVSPLRQGPALESLTFLHPTRDKTDWSLWLEKQTTSPPVMHKNQHFDTMDLAITAAIQGLGVAIADETLVAEDIRAGRLVRPYASSVRTGASYRLVLRESRGKAAGLAAFRECLLNPG
- a CDS encoding carboxylesterase/lipase family protein, producing MENDSSPIITTRQGALGGITDGDVQVWRAIPYAAPPVGALRWRSPQPVERWQGVRQATTFSPSSWQSSEYCQQLGGGDPGRFSEDCLYLNVWAPVQRPAPLPVMVWLHGGGFTIGAGGLPPYDGKALAQRGAILVTLNYRLGHLGFFAHPALAGEEERVVHNFALLDQIAALEWVRDNIAQFGGDPNNITLFGESAGARSVLSLLASPLALGLFHKAIIQSGYTLPDTPREQALKKGKALAAHFGLEDATAEQLRAIPPEALWPLTAPLNVSPAPINGDCVLPEPMLEVFFAARQHPVPIMVGSNSDEASVMAVFGIDLAGQIQKLRRERRLGLGLIKLLYPGIKDDAELGRQVCRDMAFTTLGFVVMQAQRRVGQPCWRYWFDYVAEAEHATYINGAWHGNEVPYVFDTLTLAEPARRYVNDNDLAFSAQVADYWVNFARHASQQCDALDGPTRWPACHHGRDVLLRIGVNKHAGFKLENRFMRARMALFKRVMKHHVSLD
- a CDS encoding VOC family protein, with amino-acid sequence MANNITADDIRENFSQAMSAMYQQEVPQYGTLLELVADVNLAVLENNPKLHEQLANADELARLNLERHGAIRVGTALELATLRRMFAIMGMFPVSYYDLSQAGVPVHSTAFRPVDDAALCRNPFRIFTSLLRLDLIDNVALREQAAAILARRNIFTPRCLELIALHEAEGAFTPAQAEEFVQQALETFRWHRHATVDHETYQALHNEHRLIADVVCFPGCHINHLTPRTLDIDRVQSLMPEYGIEPKMLIEGPPRREMPLLLRQTSFKALEEPILFAGEHRGTHTARFGEIEQRGVALTPKGRELYDRLLNEAGTGKDNLTHQLHLQEVFQAFPDSDIFLRRQGLAWFRYRLTPAGESHRHSFGPGDDPQPLIERGWVVAQPITYEDFLPVSAAGIFQSNLGNETQARTHGNASRDAFEEALGCPVLDEFTLYREAEERSKRRCGLL